From the genome of Spinacia oleracea cultivar Varoflay chromosome 2, BTI_SOV_V1, whole genome shotgun sequence, one region includes:
- the LOC110778541 gene encoding AP2-like ethylene-responsive transcription factor AIL5: MDSSGTTPSPDHHTWLAFSLSNQYYHPPPPPSTTTTTTTPLDHQQNHHHHLSLFQQHPHLFIPPPQSVEDGASGSTSDNSHELSFLGVGGGLLQVGLFPTVETVTVASTGGGSGGGGGYSSEYQQQVQVQEAEHLVDTTSNKQQLAVVAAPSGGRKAVEGFGQRTSIYRGVTRHRWTGRYEAHLWDNSCRREGQSRKGRQVYLGGYDKEEKAARAYDLAALKYWGPTTTTNFPISDYEKELEQMKDMSRQEFVASLRRKSSGFSRGASMYRGVTRHHQHGRWQARIGRVAGNKDLYLGTFSTQEEAAEAYDIAAIKFRGLNAVTNFDISRYDVKSIISSNLPVGGMSNKSKSIPDHEEIKPLEGIKPELPPLIPTPHQSSTIYNHNFIGIPLRPDSSTQNYNWPALGQLENNEAALGYTSFGYVQQQQPGNNDGANTATEGYNGYLGISNNNDDDDNNNNNGDNGRDVNGCSISSSWSIVTPSLHSLQSPKQNVPVLQTPIFGIE; the protein is encoded by the exons ATGGATTCTTCTGGCACTACCCCATCCCCAGATCATCATACTTGGCTTGCTTTCTCATTATCCAACCAATATTatcatcctcctcctcctccttcaACTACAACTACAACAACTACACCACTTGATCATCAacaaaatcaccatcatcatctttCCCTTTTCCAACAACACCCTCATCTTTTCATCCCTCCTCCTCAGTCGG TTGAAGATGGTGCAAGTGGTAGTACGAGTGATAATAGCCATGAGTTATCCTTTCTCGGTGTGGGTGGTGGGTTGTTGCAAGTGGGTTTGTTTCCGACGGTGGAAACGGTGACTGTTGCTAGCACGGGTGGCGGTAGCGGTGGCGGTGGTGGCTACAGTTCTGAATATCAGCAACAGGTGCAAGTGCAAGAAGCTGAGCACTTGGTTGATACAACTAGCAACAAACAACAACTCGCTGTGGTTGCTGCTCCTTCTGGTGGTAGGAAGGCTGTTGAAGGGTTTGGTCAAAGGACTTCCATTTACCGCGGTGTTACTCG ACATAGATGGACAGGGAGATATGAAGCTCATTTGTGGGATAATAGCTGCAGAAGGGAAGGCCAAAGCAGGAAAGGTCGTCAAG TCTATTTAG GTGGATATGATAAGGAAGAGAAAGCTGCAAGAGCTTATGATTTAGCTGCTCTTAAATATTGGGGTCCTACTACAACCACGAATTTTCCG ATATCTGACTATGAGAAAGAGCTAGAGCAAATGAAGGATATGAGCAGGCAGGAATTTGTGGCTTCATTGAGAAG GAAAAGTAGTGGGTTCTCTAGAGGAGCATCAATGTACAGAGGTGTCACAAG GCATCATCAGCATGGAAGGTGGCAAGCAAGGATCGGAAGGGTAGCCGGAAACAAGGACTTGTACCTCGGAACCTTCA GTACACAAGAGGAGGCTGCAGAAGCCTATGACATAGCAGCCATTAAGTTCCGGGGCCTAAACGCCGTGACAAATTTTGACATAAGCCGTTACGACGTGAAGAGCATAATATCGAGCAACCTTCCGGTGGGTGGAATGTCGAACAAATCAAAATCAATACCGGATCACGAAGAAATCAAACCCCTCGAAGGCATTAAGCCGGAGTTACCCCCATTAATACCAACCCCTCACCAATCCTCAACCATCTACAACCACAACTTTATAGGGATACCCTTAAGGCCAGACTCATCAACACAAAATTACAACTGGCCCGCCCTCGGGCAGTTGGAGAACAATGAGGCTGCACTTGGGTATACAAGTTTTGGGTATGTTCAGCAACAGCAACCCGGCAATAATGATGGTGCTAACACGGCGACTGAAGGGTATAACGGGTATTTAGGCATTAGTAACAACAACGACGACGatgataataataacaataatggGGATAATGGTAGGGATGTTAATGGTTGTAGTATTAGTAGTAGCTGGAGTATAGTTACACCAAGTTTGCATTCATTGCAAAGCCCCAAACAAAATGTACCAGTGCTGCAGACACCCATTTTTGGCATAGAATGA